A portion of the Spirochaetota bacterium genome contains these proteins:
- a CDS encoding alpha/beta hydrolase, translating to MADESVPVDVYVSPDKGAQGGDILVLPGWDFPRTEWQKKTQLVSQARNLGYRLVFPEMKKTLYESEYFPETTLKWGPVPGAKWIKEILVPSLQRYGLFMPGGRNFLLGLSTGGRGVALLHLAMPDLFKGGAALSGDFDQTAMPSDNLVTAVYGAYNANRKRWTEIDNPQSGVRAWTMPIYLGHGKKDAVVPFSQTQAFFDALHEKRPDVRVQLNAPENAAHDFEYWTSEVPRVLEFFGSVK from the coding sequence ATGGCGGACGAATCGGTCCCGGTGGACGTCTACGTTTCCCCCGACAAGGGCGCGCAGGGCGGGGATATTCTCGTTCTCCCCGGATGGGACTTCCCGCGCACCGAATGGCAGAAGAAGACGCAGCTCGTGAGTCAGGCGAGAAACCTGGGTTACCGGCTCGTGTTTCCCGAGATGAAGAAGACGCTGTATGAATCGGAATATTTTCCCGAGACCACGCTCAAATGGGGCCCCGTGCCGGGGGCGAAATGGATCAAGGAAATTCTCGTCCCTTCGCTGCAGCGGTACGGACTGTTCATGCCGGGGGGGAGAAATTTCCTGTTGGGATTGTCGACCGGGGGAAGGGGAGTCGCGCTCCTGCATCTCGCCATGCCCGATCTGTTCAAGGGCGGGGCGGCGCTCTCCGGGGATTTTGACCAGACGGCGATGCCGTCCGACAATCTTGTGACCGCCGTGTATGGCGCGTATAACGCCAACAGGAAGCGCTGGACGGAGATCGATAATCCACAGTCGGGCGTAAGGGCGTGGACCATGCCGATCTACCTTGGGCACGGCAAAAAAGACGCGGTCGTTCCCTTTTCGCAGACACAGGCCTTTTTCGACGCGCTGCATGAAAAAAGGCCGGACGTCAGGGTTCAGTTGAACGCGCCCGAGAATGCCGCGCATGATTTCGAATACTGGACATCCGAGGTTCCCCGGGTGCTTGAGTTTTTCGGATCAGTCAAGTAA
- a CDS encoding uracil-DNA glycosylase, producing the protein MTNDEKAAKNRVLLQELRDHIGDCTRCKLSTTRTNIVFGEGNPAARVMFIGEGPGREEDLQSRPFVGRAGVLLTAIIEKGMQVPREDVYIANVVKCRPTVNMEFQRDRPPDDEERATCGPFLKKQIEIIRPEVIVTLGNPSTQFLLNTKQGITKLRGTWCLFGEIPVMPTYHPAYVLRNGDMKSPLKKDVWEDIKKVLQRLELPAGAPLDAKITAAAERFESLKDDVTPARGDGKNGQGSLF; encoded by the coding sequence ATGACGAACGACGAAAAGGCCGCGAAGAACCGCGTACTGCTCCAGGAGCTGCGCGACCATATCGGGGATTGCACGCGGTGCAAGCTGTCCACCACGCGCACCAACATCGTGTTCGGCGAGGGAAATCCCGCGGCGCGGGTCATGTTTATCGGCGAGGGACCGGGGCGCGAGGAAGATTTGCAATCGCGCCCCTTCGTGGGGAGGGCGGGGGTGCTGCTCACCGCGATCATCGAGAAGGGCATGCAGGTTCCCCGGGAGGACGTCTACATCGCGAACGTCGTGAAGTGCCGCCCGACCGTGAACATGGAATTCCAGCGCGACCGTCCCCCGGACGACGAGGAGCGGGCGACCTGCGGGCCCTTTTTAAAGAAGCAGATCGAGATAATCCGCCCCGAGGTCATCGTCACACTGGGAAATCCCTCCACGCAATTTCTCCTGAATACAAAGCAGGGGATCACGAAGCTGCGCGGCACGTGGTGCCTGTTCGGGGAAATTCCGGTCATGCCCACCTATCATCCCGCATACGTGCTCCGCAACGGCGACATGAAGAGCCCCCTGAAAAAGGACGTGTGGGAAGATATCAAGAAGGTGCTCCAGCGCCTGGAATTACCGGCAGGCGCGCCCCTCGACGCGAAGATAACCGCGGCCGCGGAACGTTTCGAAAGCCTCAAGGATGACGTAACGCCCGCACGCGGGGACGGCAAGAACGGGCAGGGGAGCCTTTTTTAG
- a CDS encoding branched-chain amino acid aminotransferase, which translates to MATKTKGIEKAPLKWAELPFGYVKTDYNIRYYYRNGSWSAGELVSDENITMHMAAPCLHYGQEAFEGLKVFETHDGRIVAFRLDENQKRLQRSSERIITPVVPPEMFKDAIHRVVKANARFVPPFGTGASLYVRPLMLGTGARIGLGPAEEYIFLVMVTPVGPYYKGGFKAVKALVVEEFDRAAPMGVGDCKVGGNYAAGLRGELYGKKQGYPIVLYLDPKEKRYIDEFSTSNFIGIMNNKYITPQSESILASVTNKSLAQLAEDMGMTVERRPIDIAELSDFNEVGAVGTAAVITPVNVIHYRGKDFTFGNGDSAGPVITGLYDRLSLIRTGDVPDKFNWLDEILV; encoded by the coding sequence ATGGCGACCAAAACCAAGGGAATAGAAAAGGCCCCGCTTAAATGGGCGGAACTGCCTTTCGGATACGTAAAGACGGATTATAATATACGATACTACTATCGCAACGGTTCATGGTCGGCGGGCGAGCTGGTCTCCGATGAAAATATCACCATGCACATGGCGGCCCCCTGCCTCCATTACGGGCAGGAAGCTTTTGAAGGGCTCAAGGTTTTTGAAACGCATGACGGACGGATAGTCGCCTTCAGGCTCGACGAGAACCAGAAGCGCCTGCAGAGAAGCAGCGAGCGGATAATTACGCCCGTGGTTCCTCCCGAAATGTTCAAGGACGCGATCCACCGGGTGGTCAAGGCCAACGCGCGCTTCGTACCGCCGTTCGGCACGGGCGCCAGTCTCTACGTGAGGCCGCTTATGCTTGGGACAGGCGCCAGGATCGGGCTCGGTCCGGCCGAGGAATATATATTTCTCGTGATGGTGACCCCCGTGGGACCGTATTACAAGGGTGGATTCAAGGCGGTGAAAGCGCTTGTCGTAGAAGAATTCGACCGCGCGGCGCCGATGGGCGTGGGTGACTGCAAGGTGGGTGGCAATTACGCGGCCGGTTTACGCGGGGAACTCTACGGCAAGAAACAGGGTTACCCGATAGTGCTGTACCTGGATCCCAAGGAAAAACGGTATATCGACGAATTCAGCACCTCGAATTTTATCGGAATCATGAACAACAAGTACATCACGCCGCAATCGGAATCCATCCTCGCGAGCGTCACCAACAAGAGCCTCGCGCAGCTGGCCGAAGACATGGGCATGACCGTCGAACGGCGGCCGATCGACATCGCGGAACTTTCGGATTTCAACGAGGTCGGGGCCGTGGGAACCGCGGCCGTAATCACGCCGGTGAATGTCATCCACTACCGGGGAAAGGACTTCACGTTCGGGAACGGGGATAGCGCCGGTCCGGTTATCACTGGTCTTTACGACAGGCTCTCGCTTATTCGTACGGGAGATGTGCCGGACAAGTTCAACTGGCTGGACGAGATTCTTGTGTAG
- a CDS encoding SPFH/Band 7/PHB domain protein, which translates to MVYLIVALTVFAFILIYKGVRIVPQAENWIVERFGKFANTLNPGLNIINPIFSRIAAKLDIRESVMELPAQGIITVDNAAVRVDGVVFYKILDPYKAYYGIQDLQWAISNLALTTLRSIMGKMTLDHSLSSREKINTELLVTLDEATDSWGVKITRVEIKDIQPPEDLLHAMGLQMKAERERRATVLEAEAQKEAQEKKAEGFKRAQILEAEARKESAERDAEARERLAQAEANAIKNVAESLKGTGGDPLVYLLGQEYVKGLMKLGESQGSKFILLPADVLAQIKQIFKQ; encoded by the coding sequence ATGGTGTATCTCATAGTCGCATTGACGGTATTCGCCTTCATCCTCATCTACAAGGGCGTGCGCATCGTTCCGCAGGCGGAGAACTGGATCGTGGAGCGCTTCGGAAAGTTCGCGAATACGCTTAATCCCGGTCTCAATATCATAAATCCCATCTTCTCCCGTATCGCCGCGAAGCTCGACATCCGCGAGAGCGTGATGGAGCTTCCGGCACAGGGGATCATCACCGTTGACAACGCCGCGGTCAGGGTTGATGGCGTGGTCTTTTACAAGATCCTTGATCCCTACAAGGCGTATTACGGGATACAGGATTTACAGTGGGCGATCTCCAACCTCGCGCTCACGACGCTCCGCTCGATCATGGGCAAGATGACGCTCGACCATTCGCTTTCATCACGCGAGAAGATCAATACGGAGCTTTTAGTAACGCTCGACGAGGCCACCGATTCGTGGGGCGTGAAGATCACCCGCGTCGAGATCAAGGACATCCAGCCCCCCGAGGATTTGCTCCACGCCATGGGGCTCCAGATGAAGGCCGAACGCGAGCGCCGCGCGACGGTGCTCGAGGCCGAAGCGCAGAAGGAGGCGCAGGAGAAAAAGGCGGAAGGATTCAAGCGGGCGCAGATACTCGAGGCCGAGGCGCGCAAGGAATCCGCCGAGCGCGACGCGGAGGCCAGGGAACGACTTGCCCAAGCCGAGGCGAACGCGATCAAAAACGTCGCCGAGTCCCTGAAGGGCACGGGCGGCGATCCGCTCGTCTACCTGCTCGGCCAGGAGTACGTCAAGGGCCTCATGAAGCTGGGCGAATCGCAGGGATCCAAGTTCATCCTGCTTCCCGCCGACGTGCTCGCGCAGATCAAGCAGATCTTCAAGCAGTAG
- the glpK gene encoding glycerol kinase yields MSHYHARGIYFNQNPGILIDSGPISAKVLFLECIFHPFHDHRGAPVGKKFILSLDLGTTGNRVFCFDDTGFPLSNAYKEFTQHFPKPGWVEHDAEEIWTSICELIPEAIRNGGLDAKDAICLGITNQRETTVIWNKDTGKPVYNAIVWQCRRTTGICNKLKEDGHEALFREKTGLVLDAYFSGTKIKWILDNVPDARDLAKNGKLLFGTIDTWILWKLTGGRSHKTDHTNASRTLIFNIAEKRWDRELIHILDIPLNILPEVRDSASYFGETVGVPGLPDGVTIGGIAGDQQAAMVGQNCVFEGTIKNTYGTGCFMLLNTGDNFILSKNGLLTTLTCDTQGKPVYAFEGSVFIGGAVVQWLRDYMKFFEKSSDVDGLAESVSKDDEVVLIPAFVGLGAPYWKMDARGAIFGLTRDTTREQIVRAALRSVAFQAMDVINVMQQDSGKIIHELKVDGGATRGRYLMQFQADILNIPVLLPEVTESTALGAAYLAGLSQRLYNSIEEVAKHNRIVQKYAPRITDSERQRYIAIWKDAVNRLL; encoded by the coding sequence ATGTCACACTATCATGCCCGCGGTATTTATTTCAATCAGAATCCGGGTATTTTAATTGACAGTGGCCCGATTTCTGCTAAAGTACTTTTCCTTGAATGCATTTTTCATCCATTTCACGATCATCGAGGAGCCCCCGTGGGAAAAAAATTCATACTCTCGCTCGATCTTGGAACGACCGGCAACCGGGTCTTTTGTTTCGACGATACCGGCTTCCCGCTTTCAAACGCGTACAAGGAATTCACCCAGCATTTCCCGAAACCGGGCTGGGTCGAGCACGATGCCGAGGAGATCTGGACCTCGATCTGCGAGTTGATACCGGAGGCCATTCGAAACGGCGGCCTCGACGCGAAGGACGCGATATGCCTGGGAATCACAAACCAGCGCGAGACCACGGTGATCTGGAACAAGGATACGGGAAAGCCCGTCTACAACGCGATCGTATGGCAGTGCAGGCGCACTACCGGAATCTGCAACAAGCTCAAGGAAGACGGCCATGAGGCGCTTTTCAGGGAAAAAACAGGCCTGGTCCTCGACGCGTATTTTTCGGGGACCAAGATAAAATGGATACTCGATAACGTGCCCGACGCGCGGGACCTGGCGAAGAACGGCAAGCTGCTTTTCGGCACCATAGACACGTGGATACTCTGGAAGCTTACCGGCGGCCGCTCGCATAAAACCGACCACACGAACGCGTCCCGCACCCTCATATTCAATATCGCGGAAAAACGATGGGACCGTGAGCTCATCCATATCCTCGATATTCCGCTCAACATTCTTCCCGAGGTTCGGGACTCTGCCTCATATTTCGGCGAGACGGTGGGTGTTCCCGGCCTCCCCGACGGCGTGACGATAGGCGGAATCGCGGGCGACCAGCAGGCGGCGATGGTGGGACAAAACTGTGTGTTCGAGGGCACCATCAAGAACACCTACGGGACGGGCTGCTTCATGCTCCTCAACACGGGCGACAATTTCATCCTTTCGAAAAACGGGCTGCTGACCACGCTCACCTGCGACACGCAGGGGAAACCGGTGTACGCCTTCGAGGGCTCGGTGTTCATCGGCGGCGCGGTCGTGCAGTGGCTTCGGGACTACATGAAATTTTTCGAAAAGAGCTCGGACGTCGACGGTCTTGCCGAAAGCGTATCCAAGGACGACGAGGTTGTACTCATCCCGGCGTTCGTGGGCCTGGGAGCGCCCTATTGGAAAATGGACGCGCGCGGGGCTATTTTCGGCCTTACACGCGACACGACCCGCGAACAGATCGTGCGGGCCGCGCTCCGGTCCGTGGCATTCCAGGCCATGGACGTGATCAACGTCATGCAGCAGGATTCCGGCAAGATCATCCACGAGCTGAAGGTCGACGGGGGAGCGACCAGGGGACGATACCTGATGCAGTTCCAGGCCGACATACTGAATATCCCGGTCCTGCTCCCCGAGGTGACTGAATCAACCGCGCTCGGTGCGGCCTACCTGGCGGGCCTGTCGCAGCGCCTCTACAATTCGATCGAAGAGGTCGCCAAGCACAATCGCATCGTCCAGAAATACGCGCCCCGAATCACGGATTCCGAGCGGCAGCGATATATTGCGATCTGGAAAGATGCGGTAAATCGATTATTGTAG
- a CDS encoding amino acid permease gives MELKRQLGVFTGILIIVADMIGTGIFMNTGFVLGMTGSALTVLVLWVLGGIAAITGSLCYAELATMWPDVGGEYTYLKKTFGFLPAFLTGWVSLFVGFSAPVATAALVLVQYLGKFLQNTAGTAALDGVWIQKIIAIAIIVIFSVVHIVGVKRGSYLQNILTVLKVVLVVSIIGFGLSLANWDRADRLVAEYPAQDGTTMMSLPLIGLGFLFVMFAYSGWNGATYIAGEIKEPGKNLPKILLGGTLITLVLYLLINVVFLVSSPGRELMGNETIGAIATKNLFGDAVGSFFALGIAIVLLSAVSVQMMIGPRVYYAMAKDNMMFQSLGRLHPRFETPALAIVIQMSLAIIYVLTGSAETLMKYMGFALNIFPVLTVIGMMYLRYREPGIARPFRVPLFPLVPLVYLALVITMMAAALFNWTITSLFAIGIVLAGIPVYYLWQRLLARKAARG, from the coding sequence GTGGAACTGAAACGACAGCTTGGCGTATTTACCGGCATCCTTATTATCGTCGCCGATATGATCGGGACGGGGATTTTCATGAATACCGGATTCGTCCTGGGCATGACGGGCAGCGCGCTCACCGTACTCGTGCTCTGGGTGCTCGGGGGCATCGCGGCCATCACCGGATCGCTCTGCTACGCCGAGCTCGCCACCATGTGGCCCGACGTGGGTGGCGAATACACCTACCTGAAAAAAACCTTCGGTTTTCTTCCCGCCTTTCTGACCGGATGGGTTTCCCTTTTCGTGGGATTCTCCGCACCGGTGGCGACCGCGGCACTTGTGCTTGTGCAGTACCTGGGGAAATTTTTACAGAACACGGCGGGAACGGCCGCGCTCGATGGTGTTTGGATCCAGAAGATTATCGCGATTGCTATTATCGTGATCTTCAGCGTAGTGCATATAGTGGGCGTGAAGCGCGGGAGCTATTTACAGAACATTTTGACCGTCCTGAAAGTCGTGCTTGTGGTCTCCATCATAGGATTCGGTCTCTCGCTCGCGAACTGGGACCGCGCCGACAGGCTGGTCGCAGAATACCCCGCCCAGGACGGGACCACCATGATGAGCCTTCCGCTTATCGGGCTTGGTTTCCTGTTCGTCATGTTCGCGTACTCGGGATGGAACGGCGCGACGTATATCGCGGGGGAAATCAAGGAACCGGGGAAAAATCTTCCGAAGATACTTCTGGGAGGAACCCTGATCACCCTTGTTCTTTACCTTCTTATAAATGTCGTATTCCTCGTATCGTCCCCCGGGAGGGAGTTGATGGGCAATGAGACCATCGGCGCCATCGCCACCAAGAATCTTTTCGGGGACGCCGTGGGGAGCTTTTTCGCCCTGGGAATCGCGATCGTACTGCTTTCCGCGGTATCGGTGCAGATGATGATAGGGCCGCGCGTCTATTATGCAATGGCAAAGGACAACATGATGTTCCAGTCGCTGGGAAGGCTGCATCCCCGCTTCGAAACGCCCGCGCTCGCGATCGTGATCCAGATGTCACTCGCCATAATCTACGTGCTCACGGGAAGCGCCGAAACCCTCATGAAGTACATGGGATTCGCGCTCAATATTTTTCCCGTGCTCACCGTTATCGGCATGATGTACCTGCGCTACCGCGAACCGGGAATCGCGCGTCCCTTCAGGGTGCCCCTCTTTCCCCTGGTGCCCCTGGTGTACCTCGCGCTCGTGATCACGATGATGGCCGCCGCGCTGTTCAACTGGACCATCACCTCGCTCTTCGCGATCGGGATCGTGCTTGCCGGCATACCCGTCTACTACCTGTGGCAGCGGCTGCTGGCTCGAAAAGCCGCGCGGGGCTGA
- a CDS encoding phosphatase PAP2 family protein, whose amino-acid sequence MHIQGKIEYDRHVHLEEIMTMGILVVLNSLILLIPGLRNAPIVFTMNCIFMLILVIVPLLHFRYIQHRGFEAFRDFYALIIGVIVFFEHHHLVPLINPHDVDEVLIGLDRFLFLGNDPTVLAESISFPPLTELLQLGYATFYFLPAALIVILYLKGKKIQFHIVASTIFFGLYICYLGYYITPAIGPRFTLGHLQSTHLEGVFLFDSIRNTLDAWEGITRDCCPSGHTMHSVVTAMLAYMFYRPFFKVASVWAAIMVLSTVYLRYHYVVDVFAGLIFALVVVRFVPQLAHRFIFWRSPTRKSLAAGQGESGLLESLRNTE is encoded by the coding sequence ATGCATATCCAGGGAAAAATAGAGTACGACAGGCACGTCCACCTCGAAGAGATCATGACGATGGGCATTCTCGTGGTATTGAATTCGCTGATACTCCTCATCCCGGGGTTACGAAACGCGCCCATCGTGTTTACGATGAATTGCATCTTCATGCTCATCCTGGTGATCGTCCCGCTTCTTCATTTCAGGTATATCCAGCACCGGGGCTTCGAGGCCTTCCGGGATTTCTACGCGCTTATTATCGGAGTAATCGTTTTTTTCGAACACCATCACCTTGTGCCGCTCATCAATCCCCATGACGTAGATGAAGTGCTCATAGGCCTGGACCGCTTCCTGTTCCTGGGGAATGATCCGACCGTACTTGCCGAGAGCATTTCGTTCCCCCCGCTCACCGAGCTCCTCCAGCTCGGGTATGCGACCTTCTATTTTCTGCCCGCGGCACTCATCGTGATCCTGTACCTGAAAGGGAAAAAGATCCAGTTCCATATCGTAGCTTCAACGATCTTTTTCGGACTCTACATTTGCTACCTGGGATATTACATAACGCCCGCGATCGGTCCCCGTTTCACACTCGGGCACCTGCAAAGCACTCACCTGGAAGGGGTTTTCCTGTTCGATAGTATAAGAAACACACTGGACGCATGGGAAGGAATTACACGGGACTGTTGTCCCAGCGGCCACACCATGCATTCCGTAGTGACCGCAATGCTCGCCTACATGTTCTACCGGCCGTTTTTCAAGGTAGCTTCGGTCTGGGCGGCCATCATGGTGCTGTCCACGGTATATCTGCGCTACCACTATGTCGTTGACGTGTTCGCGGGGCTGATATTCGCCCTGGTGGTAGTCCGCTTCGTGCCGCAGCTTGCGCACCGGTTCATTTTCTGGCGCTCTCCTACGAGGAAAAGCCTTGCCGCCGGGCAGGGAGAGTCCGGGCTCCTGGAGTCCCTGAGAAATACCGAGTGA